CTACTTTTATCTAAAGGCATAGGAAGAACCTTCCATTTTAAGTTTTAATTAGTGTTTGCTAATTGGCTTTTTACTGTGTGGCTAGTGTAGCACCACTAATTAGTGCAGTAACCCTCCCCCCAAGCCTGCCATATGCCTTTTTTGGTGCTCACTTTTGTGAAGCTGCAACCTCAAATTAAGTCCAGCCAACTGTTCAGTCTAATGATTAATCAAGGATTTATTGCAGGATGACTTCTAGTCAAACTGAAATTGTTGCTTCTCAATTAACACATCACACAACTATTATACTAGAAAGACTTCAGTGGCAAAAAAGTGCCAACACTTGTACTCTGCTGTCAAGTCTTAAATACTAAAGGTTTATCTTGGTAGAGAGATATTTACGTAACATTGTGGGCCAGTACATATTACTGCTCATTGGAGGCCTACAATTGGCTATATAAAAGGAGAGATTGCATTTTTTACTTCAGTTTATAAGTTATATCTGTTACACATCTTAGGCCACAAGCTACAGAGCATATGACAAGACCTATCACCTCTGAAGGAGGACAGAGGGTTCTAGAGATTGACTTGGACTTCACTAGATCAGAAGAGGAAGAGTTTCCAGCTAAAAGGCTCAGAACTAACATCACCTTGACACCAGACCTCAGCCAACTGTATCTAGGGAAGAGATTTCTTGCACCGTATACTTCACAAAATAGAGCCTCCTGTGCATGGCTCCCACCACCCACCTTCCAGTACCTTAGTTGTAGAACTAGAGTTACTGTACTTAAATAAGGTATTATAGAAGAACTGGCTTTAATGTAACAGTGCCTTGTTACATTTCCTCCTTTACTGAATCTCTAATGTTAGTTTCCTCTTTCTTCCTTGGTTTTAAATAATTTGATAGTACCAAGTCTCTCCTTATTGGAGGATGCATTGAGTGGTCTGAACCTTGAAGCAGAACCCATTTTCTGCTGCTCTGAGATTCTCAGTGATAGTATTAAATCTTCAGGACAGATGCCACGCCCACTGGGCCCTCCTCCAATGGCTTTTGGGTTTTACTATAAGAATGTTTAGTTTAATATAAGACAGCACCCAATAGATAGatggtcttaaaaaaaaacaactcactAACATGGAAGTAAAGCACCTACTCAGGCCATGACCTGTTTGAGGCCTCTAACTACACTTCTTAGatactaaaaaaacaaacaaaaaaaatccagcttgATACAGAATTATtggaaaaaattatattttggaaGAACTCACTACAGAAGGTGACAGAATTCCAAAATCAAATTACATGAAAATATACATCGCAATTCTCTTTGTACATTAGGTGAGGAAAATCTGCAGTAGAAGAATAGAAGGCAAAAAATATGAAGAACCACAGAAGAGAGAACAGGGATAAGAAGGGAAATGGTATTTCCAATACCAGACCCAGAATTTACTAATTTGAAAGCTTACAGATGTGCATACCTTTTAAATCCAAATCTTAAAAACAAAGGCAAGAGGCAAAAACCAGAGAAAGCAGCTTATCCTATCTTGAGCTTAGTCAACTGATCACTTCCAAACCAAAAGCTCTCAgccctttgaaaaaaaaaaaaatagcaggcTCAAGGGTGCTCCACAGCCAGAAATTTTATTGCTACACCCAATCCAAGAACTGTGTGCAACTGAatcaaaaagggggggggggggagaagagaagaggaatGACCTTTGCATTGTCAAAGGTCATTAGAATCAGACAGTTGCTTATAGATACTTTCAGTGTTTGTTTAGGAAAAATCTGAACCTTTGAGGAGATACAGGGTAAGAAGGGAGTGTTTTTCCAAACAGATACTAAACTTTAATAAGTGAAAAAATTAATTATGCCTCATTTgttcaaagaaaaataaattggaaAAATCTTTAAtcctaattgttttttgtttgacaTGCTTCagggaggttttttaaaaaactgataaGAAAAAACAATGAACAGGGAAAGAAAATTTGCTAAAATCTTTTAGAATGTACACGATTCTTATCCTAACTACAAGACAGCATTATTTGGTACAATGTGTAATTGTGGATGTACATGAACAGTATATATATTATCCGGATCATGTTGTGCTATGTACACGTCTTTACAATTCTTCCTGAAGGTTAAAGCAGTTCATTAGATTTCAAAATGCGTAATCATCTTTTTATGTTGGCACTTGTTAGGCTCTTGTCAGCATTGATAACTGGCATGTTTTATTGCAGCCCAGTTCCAGCCAGTGTTTGCCAACATGTTACAACAGAAGTCCAGCAATAGGTGGGTAGAGTGCAGGAAAAAACAGTGCCATGTTTCTCAATTGGAGACCTACAAGACAGAAGATAAAGCCGTATTACCACATTGATGAAACGCAGGATCTTTAGTTGCTCAAAGATGGGAAACAGTATTTGTAGAAAGTCCTTTATGGCTGTCTGTGCTCAAAACCAGTTTTCCTGAACATGTGTCTCTTTTGCTTGGTGTTTAGCATTAATTACGCAGTCATCTCTCAAGGAGAGGAGTCTAACCAGTGCAATGCTGTAACACTGGTGGTAAATCTGAGCCCGAAACCTCCATCAAAGTTAGATTTTAGTAAAAATGTCTTAAGCATTTGAGTGTATTATATATGTAGGTTTCTCATATGCATCTAGGACTATGCTGTAGTTGAATATTTTGTATAGCAAGCCAACATTTTAGCTGTTGAATGACTGAAGTCTAGTCTAGTAGTATTTTACAGAATGGAACATGAGTGGCAGCATAAAGCATCGCTGTTATAAAAGTGAGTGTGCTTATTTTAAGTCTGTCATTGGAGCCAGGTTCTTCGTTTTCACAGTTCTATAACTCAGTGGTAAAGGACTTGCCTTCCAAAAGCAAGATGGCCAGCTGACTACATAGTCAGCATTACTTCCCTTTACTCTTGGGCATCATTCATGCCAAGTATTAAGTTGCACTATTGCACTTGCTCAATATCACACTTTTAAAGTGAACTGGGGCTACTATGGTACCTTGGAAGCAGCACACAGCCTTATTTGGTATACTCACACCAGTTATACTAGAGACAGCTAAAGCATGGGAATTCTCCGTTCACCTTATCTCCTGAGCGAGAAATACTGTCAAAGGAAACTGCAAATCTAAGTTATTCATGTGTTTCCCCACGTATCTTTAAATTTTACTAGAAAAAACAGTCCACTTGCTCATAAGCACACTCTTTAAATTCAAAGACAATCCTGTCTGAAAGTTTGCTATGAACAGAATTCATTATCAAGTGGGACTGACTTGAGTAACTGTGCAGCTAAAGTACATGAAATCTTCAGAAAAGATTTGCTAATGTTAAAAGCAGTAGGTCAAACAGAAAATGGAACTTGTGCTAATTGTACTAAGTTGTGAAAGGTTCCTTGAGAGGTCAGTTTGTTAAAACAATCCCTTCCCATACCAAGGTCATTCAGCAGCCCAGTTTTTCCATGCAACTATGTTCAGGGTACTGAATGTAAGGAATACAGGTTTATTGTGGTGGATAAGATGTGGCTTTAAGATTTGGCGCAACTATTCCTTCCAATCAGCCATTTAAACACAAGTGACATCTCACTCTGGAAGTCAACTGACCTATCTGAATGCAGAAGGGCATTCTGCAATTCGAATTAAAAGGGTTAAAACCCTTTTCAGGTGAAGATACAATTCAACAGCAGTGAAGAGAcaaaaaacactaaacagaaaaGTTTTAGTCACCTTACTGACCTGGAGACCAGTTACAAAGTACAGCTCTACCCCAATATACCActgtcgtggggagccaaaaatccctaccacattataggtgaaatgcgattagggctccagctgtgatttaaagggcccagggctccccgcagcagctggagccctggaacCTTTAAaagcgctgccggagccccactTCTACCCCGCTATATGTGAACACGTGTTATAGCGGGCTAGAGGTGTAGTAAGAGTATAGTACTTTGACAATTAGTCATGTGGACTAGCAAGATGGTTATATGGGTTGTATCATTCTAACACAATTTGTCCTTTTACAGCATTAGGTCTGGCAGCGTGCCAcagtttacattttaaatggaagCTTCCATTTAACATCCCCCTTGCTAATCAGAAGTAGGTTGCTTAAGGGCAATGGTCTAACCACCTCTCCATCCTGAAGCTTGTGATCTCAGGGTATTAAAAAGTTACAGAAGGAAAGTGTCTAAAAAAATAGTTTGGTGCTTAGCAGTCTAGCCTCTCTTCTGCAGAGAAGAGACTGTAAGAGTAAAAGTTGAGACATCTCTAAAAAAAACATTAGAATTCTTTGTTTCAAGTTACACTGAAGAACTCAAGTCAAAACCAAAAGTTGTCTGGGAAAAAGATGACATTTTTCAGTCTAGAGCCTGTGGTTGTTGGCAATAACTATTTGACAAGTGGTATTAAGCCCTGAGTTAAAGTTTGCTTGAAGAGAAATTCAAGCATGTTCTAGTTCAGCTCCCAAGCAGAATTACTGACGACTACCAAGAGTTGTCAAGTAGATTCATTTTCCCTGAGGAGCTACTAAAATTCAGCATCCTGTAGTATTACCATTATGGGCAATGCAAGACACTTTCTTGGTGCTGTATGTCAAGACTGACGGGGGAAAAGGGGTAAGTCTTAGAAGTGCTACAAGATTTTTAACTCAAGACAGTTTAAAAAAGGCCAAGATGTCTTCCCAACCACTTGACTGATCCGAACACCCTAAAAAGAGATTGAACCTGCAAATGGCCTTGCTACCAGCATCGGTACACAGATTGACATCACATGTACATCAACATTTACAGTTTTGGGCTGGCAACAGACATCTGAATTTGAAAGCTTGTTGGGAAGACTGCTTGGGCAGGAATCTATAGGGAATGTCCACTTTTGATCCTAAAAAGGTTAAGTGTATTTCTAGCCGCTAATGAGATTAGTGAACTGGTATAAAATACTGCCAAACCAAATCTAATCTCAGGCTTTGGGCAGTGTATTGAAGACATGCTAACACAACAAGTTTACCAACCCAGGCAAAGAATTTAGTGGACAGTAATGCATGAAGGAAAAAAGTTACATTCCGTGTCTCCATAGCCTTGTAGTCTTTGGCAGTGCTGGTCTACATACATGAGGCTGAGGACACATTGTCAGTGAAACTGGGAGAAAGAGCAAAGTTTGTTTGAAAGACGAGGGGAAGGTATTtatgcctgaataaggactgtgTTGTACTGTTAGTTTGTCCTTCAAGCCTCCTACTAATGGAGGTGAATGTGACTTTCTTTGAAGAAGTTACTTACCCTGAAAAAAAGTGAAGCTACTAGCTGCTGAATAAGTGTCACTCAAAAGCAGTCTCTTGGCTTTTTCTTACACAGCGGGCAACTTTCCTTTTGAATTCTCCATTTCTGTCTTCTCTCCATTCTTTCTGTAAAGAAGTAGTTGGACAACTTTGATGTTAGTGCTGTGATAAGCTTATTCTAGCAAGAAGTTTCATATTTAAGTTTCCAGGACCTAGGTGTTCCGAGTCCAAGAGATTTTCTTAAAGTGTGTTTAAAGCTAGCGAACCTGTTCCTGGAAGCAATCATGGCATTCGAGGCTGGGAGAAAAGAGATCATCCTAGGCTCCTAGAAAGCTTGTCCCTAAAACTGTGGAGGCCTAGGCCATTTCTACAGTCTAAGCTTTCATCAGTAGAAGTTTTTAGCCCTTGTGGCTGCAAAACCCTTCTCTCCACCTAGTTTCTTCCAAACAGGAGCCAGATTTCAACAGACTATAGTGAGTTGTTTGGTCAGTTCCAGGGCATCTGCAAAGCAACAGCAGATTCATAGACAAGGCCAGAAGGACAATTATGATCATCTCATCTCAACTCCTGCTTAACACAGGCTATATGATTTCCCTGAATTCATTCTTGTTTCAACTAGAGCATAGATTTTctcctaaaaaaaaaatatatatcttgaTTTAATTGCTCAtggtggagaatccactacaacccttAACTGTTACCCTCACTGCTGgaaatttgctttttttaataGTCTGAGTTCgtcttgcttcaacttccagccattagctCATTACACATTTGTTAGATTGATATAGGGCTTCTCAAATTTCTATTCTCCATGTAAGTACTTACAGAATGATCAAGTCAACCCTTAATCGCTCTTTAAATTATGCCTATTATCctgccactaaaaaaaaaaaaaaaaaaagtcccagatTTCCAAGCCTGGCTTATACTGCATGTGTATGGTGTTGATAGTGGCTCTCTACAGACACCATGTAGGCCATCTCTCCATTCTTTCCAGTAGCAAGTGTTTGAGGTATTTCTGTGTAAGATATTTACAAGTCTCGCTACTGTTACTGCACTCCAGCTGGTCAAGCCATCAACTAGTGGCTCTTTGAAGAGTAAGAAAGCAAAAAAAGACATAAGAGCTGTTAAATGAGGTAGAGGAAGAAAAATTGAGATCCAGAATGAAGAGACAGGCAATAGACTGTACAGCAAATGCCTACTTCCAAGGAGGAAGGCAGTTGCTATGAGGCCTCCTGTATGTTCAACTGCAAACTTAGACACAGAATTCCATCTTTAAGGAGTTGTGCTCCAAAAatcttaacttaaaaaaattgtttctaatCCTTATGGGTGCAGAGACCTCAAACATGAATAGAGCATCAACTGAAGCAGGGATGTGTTCCCAAGTCAGCAAAGGACCTGAAACAAGAGCTCTGAAAGACATTAACTGCCTTAGACATAGCAGGCAGGACCATTTGGACTCCTCCTGACCTCCCACTGATGCCATGGCAAATTGAGCAGCAAATGCAACAAAAATGGATTTGAGACACTGCTTTTTCATTCCCACCCTGCCAGCCAtctcttcatagaatatcagggttggaagggacctcaggaggtcatctactccaaccccctgctcaaagcagggccaatccccagacagatctttgccccagatccctaaatagcccccctcaaggattgaactctcaaccctgggtttagcagcccgatgctcaaactactgagcgatccctccccctgcagggaGGGTTGCCTGTAGCTTACCATCCCTGCAGCCATCTGTTCTCTAGATTCTCCAATAGGAAGATACACTGATCCAATTATCAGGGAGCCAGATGTTGAGTCTTGTAGCCAGTAAGCTGGGCAACCAAAAGCAGAAGCTAAATAGAAGACAGTGTAGCAGAGACCTAAGGAGGTGAGTGCTTAAACTCTCCCTAAGCTCCCTCCTCTGGAGTACCATGGCCAAGGGGTAAAAGGGAAGAAAATGAGACAGGATCCAGTGAGAAATGCTGGGCTTCCTGGATTGCACAGTAAACCCCCCCACCATTGGGTGgaggaagaaggagagagagagattcacatCAATGAGTATGTCTGACTGTGCACTAGATTTGCAGGTTTCTGTGGGGATGGAAATTAAAGGGTACTACACTAGGCCATGCAAAAATGCCTCTATTTAAGGACTAGAATCCAGGAGGCTATTTTCTAGACACATAGCATGTTTACAACCCCAGCTCAAAGAGTTAAGAGACCTGACAAACCCACACTACTCATGTGGAAGTTAATATAAAGTATACTTCAGGATGAAACCTGAAGCCTTCCTGCTAGCACTTTTCTCCCTACCTTTGAAAtaactttccaaaaaaaaaaaaaattggacatTTAGTCTAGTATGTGCTTTTATAGATAAGTGAAAGGAGTGGCCCTTTCCCAAAAAGACATTCTGATAAAGCAGTAGAGCACTTTTCAAAGCAGCAAGTTACTGGAAATTTTGGGGAAAGAGCACGGGATGTAGTGTGTAAAAATCACTGTGTAGAAACCAGAAAAGTCAGCTACAGATTAATGTTAAAAATCACTATATACTATTGGGCATTTAAAGCCTAGTTTGCTCCTCCACAGCATTCAGATTTGCTGTATGAAGATGGGTCTTTCCTTGATACTCAAGTCTCCAGTAGTAATACACACAGCATGAGTGGTTGGATGTGTACAGAAAGATATCCAAAAACTGCTTTCTTTGATAGCTATTTCGTATCAGGAAAAGCTTGTTTCCACCACTGATTTGAGTACCACTGTCTTTCCCAAACTTGGGAAAGCTGAGCTCCCACTTCAGCAAAGTGACACTAGATGCACATCCCTATAGCCTCCTGCATTATTCAAGACCTTTTCATCTTTGATATCTTCTGCACCCCCTAGGTAGTCTTTTCTccccttttctttccctccacctccccaaacTTTAAGAGGCTACTTTAGATTTTTATGATCTTCCCCCTTTTCTTACATGTTTGTTAAGAACATCATTGCTCAAACATTAATATTTCAAGTGCCATTGACATCCCTGTTAGTACGCACTGAAATGAGTGGGGCCATTCCTACCTCAATGTGTGTTACAGGCTCTCCTAAATTATTCTCAACATTGAGGGTTATTCTCCTCCTCACCCTGCAAATAATAGCGTTGAGATTCTTGTTCTCCAGATAGTTTTCATTGTAGAGGTCTGTTCATCCATCCCACACTTAGGAATCACTGCCCTCCAAAGTGAAATTCAGTATTACCCCAACCTCATAGGCAAGTGAACCACTTTACATGAtggatgtcttcactgcagatggAAGAAGCATGGGGTGGGCAACACCCAAGAACTTGTCACCTAAGCTTAGTGGTGCTTTCAACCTGGGCTACTTTGTTCATCTGGGTCTGCTGACTGGATTGTAAGTGAGGCTTTTATACtgccactttgcagtgaggacacatGCTAAGTCACCTGAGGGCTGACAcccctccaatgccttcccacaattcctccaCTATTTCAAGTCTGTAAAAGGAGGCATTACCTCCCATGTATGCACTGTTTAAATCTATACTCACAACACTGACATAGGCTGATGTTTTAGGGGCAAGAGAAGAACAGTTACATTTTTAATCAGTAACTTCTCCTACTAAGATCCCTGCATCAGTTTCTGTGGTTAGTCTTGTCCAAGACACAAAAGACTCCCTAAATAATCCTTTTCTGCACTACATGCAAAGTAACATATTAACCATCAGAAAGGGTTTCCAGCATAGACTGAAGGACACAGGAGTCGTGAGCTAAAGGAGTTGTATTTTACATCTTCAGATGCACCAGCCGACACTGGTTGGCAACTTGTATCTAGTGAGATAGCCGCTTACATCAAGCTTCATTGCTATGGAGACAGCTGAAGTTTTCCTATTACATTTGAGCACCCAAGCCTCAAAATGTAATGCAGAAAGTCTCTACCCTGCCTGTTTCTGTATCCTGTGTAAGTTTCTATCCGACAAGTCTGCTTCAGTGTCTGCCTCCTTCAGCCTATAAAGCAGGAGGATTTTGTCTGTAGTTAGCAACCAATACTTGTTTACCAAGAAAAAGTAATCCACAAAGCAATTCTGGGGCTGAATTTCAGACACTCTATAGCTTTTAAGACTAGCTATTAAGCTTCATTACATATACATTTTTACTGGGCAAGAGTACAGTCTTTGCTTATCAGTCATCTAATACCATGCTTACCAAGTCATAAAATATGCCCTTCAAGTTTTTGCATTTAGAATTAAGTAACCTTTCCTGCTACACATAGCACCACTGTACTTACAAACCAGGAGTCTTACCGCTGCATCGACATTAGCGGGAGAGTCACCATTGGGATCTGCCAGCATAGAAATGACACTAATCATTATAGTTTCCACTGTGTGGATGGGAAGCCAGCGTTCCTCAGGTTTTTCATAGCCGTATTTATCTTCTCCAGGTTCATGAAGAATGGAAATGCAGACATCACCGTTCTTGTCAACTACAAAGTCAAGCAGTCACATTAGGTATATTTCAGTGGTGATTAAATAAGATACTATATGGGGCTGCTATTCTCCATCCAAACAAGTGTTCTATCCAAGTACCTTCAAAACAGTTTGCTGTGGAAAGTTTCAGGGAAGACATTTTCTTTCAAGACACTGTCAAGTTTTATCACTGTTTGGAGGACTTCTTACAAAGAAGTTGGAAAAAATGAAACGGGACAAGAGACAGCAGACTTGCCCTAGTCTACTTCAGTTTATTTAAAGCAAATATCTGCCTTAATGTGGGCACACTCAGTACTTTGACAGTTTAAGTGTTCAGTTTAATTGTAGCCCTTTCAGAGTTCTACAAAAATCTGATATTCACCTTTTTCAGATCAAAAAGGTTACAGGATAGCTGTAGACTATTCACACCACTGATTTGATCTATGAAACAACACATGGAAAATTAAGTGGCCCCGTGGACCATTTTGATACCTCCATTTTCAGTTTAGTTGCTATTTTTCCCCTGTCTGAAAGCTTAAATCTGAGTTCAGAGTCTTAGATGTATAGCCAGCAAACCCCCCTGGCAGGGCATGTGCTCAGTATCTTAAGGAGCGGGTATAAAGCAGTGTCAGTCAATGTATGTGAAAGTTGGGATTTGACTTGATGTCACTATTAGACCTCCTtgtctcccccccaacccccacaatGGAATCATTTTGTGCTGGTTTTCTGTTAAGCTGTACTCCAGATTTACAGAACTCAGTAAAGTTCTTCAGCCCAATATAGGTGTGACTATAGGAGCCTTGTCTTCAGAAGACACAAGGGTTGGAAATCGCTTCTTCTCATCTTCCAGCTTGTATCTGCCAAGCCAGTCATGTAAAATTAACCCTAAgacccaggtttttttttcccagacCAAAGACTTACATTAAGGAGATGGCCCCAGCAATTTGTCTGGGCCAGACACTGTCCATCAATACATGCTGCCTAAACCTTGGGAAGGCTGATGCAGATGCTTGGAGAGCAGACCTCGAGACCACTGAAGTGTCAAGTATGGAGAGGAGAAATAGTATATTACAAGATGTGGCAGTTAGCTAAACGGTAGGGTTGTTACAGGTTTCTTACAACACAGGACACATCAACTCTGGCTAATCTTGCTTTAGTCACACCTTCAGTTTCATTTACAAGTACAGAAAGCTAAAACTGTAGCAATTCTTACCATTGGGATGCCAGATTTCTGTGATGAACTTCATTTTCGGCGGCCTGAGAGGGTAGTCTTTTGGAAAAGTGAGATGAGCCTTGAAGACGCCACCTTCACTGGTGAATTAAAGAATTATCAGTAAGTAGTTCTTTGCAAGTCCAAAACTAGAAAATTGAGTCAGATGACACTTTATATTAGATTTAAACAGTTTGTAACACTGGCATTCATAGTAATAGCATTAGCATACACAATGGATGATAACTTTTTACAAGCTACTCGCCATCCCCTCCAAATAAATACTCAGACTACAATGTTTaagagtattttatttttacagaggACAAAGTGTCATTTTAACTCAAAATTCCATAGAGGTCTCAGCTAGCTAAGTGAGGAAGTAAACATTTAGAGTCACTGCTTAGAAGTCACCTGCCAGGCTTCCACTGCTGTCTCATGACTGAAGATCCCATCAATACCCCCAATTCAACTCCCAGAAGAAAAGCAAGCATAGAACCCTGATACCTGTTCATGTTCCACATGTGGGTCACCTCATCAGTTGACAGGTCTGATCTATAGCTAGGTTCACTGGTGCAGTATTCAGATTTAGGAGTACCTACTAAGTCAAGGAATCTCAGGAAAATTTGCCAAATCAACAGTCTAAACAGTGGTCTCGGGACCCTTAGCACCATCATTCTTGACCCATGCTTCCAATGAAGGATTTCTGCACTCTGATATCAAGGGGCTCATTACCAGCACAACCAAGTTATTTTCTAGCACTAACAGATAATCTATATTTTGACCAATCTAACTGGGTTGGAGTTGAACAGGTCCCATCTTAGTGCAGATTAGGTACAAATGCACCTAGACTCAAAACTTAACTGATCTAGTTGTTTACGTATGGAGGTTTGAAGCCAAGGAAGATACAGTCTTGGTAAGTGTGAATCCCTATATAGCTAGAAACCCCAGAAATAAGCAAAGATGTCATGTTAAAGCTTATTTCCTTTTACCACACACTGACCTTATTCCTACTACTTCATGGAGTAGATGTTCAGTTTCAGTAGAGAAGGCCTGGCATTGGAagttgggagaggaggaggttgtGACTCTCTAGTGCTATGAGTGGATACTATGACAAGCTCCTCTGCAGTTGCCATCATTGTAAACTAGAGCTTAAAAAGGCTTGGACTTCTAATGAAGATTAAGACACGCTACAATTTGAAGAGGAGACACTGATCAGATGTTGGACACTCATGATAGGCAAGTTACTGCCTCAATATAAAGAGGAAAGATTGAAGCAGCAGAGTGGTGTTCACAAAGATGGCTAAATACGCTATGCCTCTAGACTATTTTTATATTAGAGGGCCATCAAGAAATCCCAAATCCCTGGAGGAAAAAAATT
The Mauremys mutica isolate MM-2020 ecotype Southern chromosome 19, ASM2049712v1, whole genome shotgun sequence genome window above contains:
- the UBE2G1 gene encoding ubiquitin-conjugating enzyme E2 G1 isoform X2, producing MIFTDGKSSLLVLQIHCSGVFKAHLTFPKDYPLRPPKMKFITEIWHPNVDKNGDVCISILHEPGEDKYGYEKPEERWLPIHTVETIMISVISMLADPNGDSPANVDAAKEWREDRNGEFKRKVARCVRKSQETAFE
- the UBE2G1 gene encoding ubiquitin-conjugating enzyme E2 G1 isoform X1, which encodes MTELQSALLLRRQLAELNKNPVEGFSAGLIDDNDLYRWEVLIIGPPDTLYEGGVFKAHLTFPKDYPLRPPKMKFITEIWHPNVDKNGDVCISILHEPGEDKYGYEKPEERWLPIHTVETIMISVISMLADPNGDSPANVDAAKEWREDRNGEFKRKVARCVRKSQETAFE